In a single window of the Streptacidiphilus sp. P02-A3a genome:
- a CDS encoding non-ribosomal peptide synthetase, with amino-acid sequence MLRRHPSPADPRTSRAPTEIIGLFINTLPVRTTLDRDLDLVTWLRRIQDEQVETRQFEHVSLAQVRGWSETPRESNLFDSIVIFESFPYDRDAASRHGLTVRESNGAEETNYALALTAYTTDELHLRLGYDPLLFDRDTAERLTRRLSTLLDAFADHPHSPLASLPLLPATEQALLHEWNATTRPTGQPTTIELFEQQAAATPRNTALVHRDTTLSYAELDTRANRLAHHLTALGLGPEKIAALACPRTPDLLIAMLAVLKTGAAYLPLDLDHPRERLAHMLRDAAPALVLTADTTVPDLPPHTPTLSLTDPAVTAALAHHPATSPDPSTPAHPENAAYTLYTSGSTGQPKGVVVTRANLRNFVLDMRDRTAMTPQDRLLAVTTVGFDIAHLELFVPLISGATVVLADKELVLDPQQLRRTVHDQHITVVQATPSLWRGVLEGAPDILTRLRVLVGGEALPQELATALTAGSPSVTNVYGPTETTIWSTAAHLTPTTTGAPPIGRPIANTRVHVLDADLRPTPPGVPGELYIAGAGVARGYTNRTALTATRFVADPYGPPAERMYRTGDVVRRRTDGNLEFVGRADDQVKIRGFRIELGEIETVLATHPQVGSAVVVAREDHPGNQQLAAYFVPTTDTPPTTADLRTHLERLLPGYMVPAFLIATDTFPLTPSGKVDRRALPAPSPAATGTDTPRVAPSQGAQATLAAIWADVLGLPADRIDATSDFFALGGNSVLSVQVVYRARRAGWHLVPKDLFTHPTIQRLATAAEPATEPTTEPTTEPTAPQPHTPQQTGTPPATTPDTAGHPALTPGLPGHPLTELARTHRVPGAQLALRHAGRLITVETGERTAGTGLPVTTDTVFPIASLTKPVTALLVQLLATQGRLDLDAPIGAYLPELPATSPVGRITTRQALSTPADWSPRIDERTPSTDRRTWVQRHCDETAVTHQPDTAFSYSDVGYVLAGRLVEALTGLDWRTAVQSLLLRPLAITAAFNGQPGQRPPPRVTCSSTARSRYPNRPSPHWTTPPWHWPPPRPTCCAWPPSTTTPHPAYSTPRPPTRCSTTGPQTWPWDPSASPTAGDWAGPCSTARTATGTATTGSGTAPGPTCASTPPPARRRAHHERRHRRRPVGGPPRRTRRGRPPRANHSARTLSAPAAPVAAPAECAGHYANGDWDCQVQAHPEGLTLSVGHGPRSTLTCHADLRFHHPGRQRDTGHRPVPARPGHGPDRAAPARRAAAAPHRGDSGGDQATSRPRDLNGPRPPPRCPVGGRGPFRSGHRAARLALVRDHRRGYGHRRRSR; translated from the coding sequence GTGCTTCGGCGCCACCCGTCTCCGGCCGACCCGAGAACCTCGCGGGCGCCGACGGAGATCATCGGCCTGTTCATCAACACCCTGCCGGTACGCACCACCCTGGACCGCGACCTCGACCTGGTGACCTGGCTGCGCCGGATCCAGGACGAACAGGTCGAGACCCGCCAGTTCGAACACGTCTCACTGGCACAGGTCCGCGGCTGGAGCGAGACCCCCCGGGAGTCGAACCTCTTCGACAGCATCGTCATCTTCGAGAGCTTCCCCTACGACCGCGACGCCGCCTCCCGGCACGGCCTCACGGTACGCGAGAGCAACGGCGCGGAGGAGACCAACTACGCGCTCGCGCTCACCGCCTACACCACCGACGAACTGCACCTGCGCCTCGGCTACGACCCGCTCCTGTTCGACCGGGACACCGCCGAACGGCTCACCCGCCGCCTGTCGACCCTGCTCGACGCCTTCGCCGACCACCCCCACTCCCCACTCGCCTCGCTCCCGCTGCTGCCCGCCACCGAACAGGCCCTGCTGCACGAGTGGAACGCCACCACCCGCCCCACCGGACAACCCACCACCATCGAACTGTTCGAACAACAGGCCGCGGCCACCCCCCGGAACACCGCACTGGTGCACCGCGACACCACCCTCAGCTACGCCGAACTGGACACCCGCGCCAACCGGCTCGCCCACCACCTGACCGCCCTGGGCCTGGGCCCCGAGAAGATCGCCGCCCTGGCCTGCCCACGCACCCCCGACCTCCTGATCGCGATGCTGGCCGTCCTCAAGACCGGCGCGGCCTACCTGCCCCTGGACCTGGACCACCCCCGCGAACGCCTCGCCCACATGCTGCGCGACGCGGCCCCGGCCCTGGTCCTGACCGCCGACACCACCGTCCCCGACCTGCCACCGCACACCCCCACCCTCTCCCTCACCGACCCCGCCGTGACCGCCGCACTGGCCCACCACCCGGCCACCAGCCCCGACCCGTCCACCCCCGCACACCCCGAGAACGCCGCCTACACGCTCTACACCTCCGGCTCCACCGGCCAACCCAAAGGCGTCGTGGTCACCCGGGCCAACCTGCGCAACTTCGTCCTCGACATGCGCGACCGCACCGCGATGACCCCCCAGGACCGGCTGCTGGCCGTGACCACCGTCGGCTTCGACATCGCCCACCTGGAGCTCTTCGTCCCCCTGATCAGCGGCGCGACCGTGGTACTCGCCGACAAGGAACTGGTCCTCGACCCCCAGCAACTGCGCCGCACCGTCCACGACCAGCACATCACCGTGGTACAGGCGACACCGAGCCTGTGGCGCGGCGTCCTGGAAGGCGCCCCCGACATCCTCACCCGGCTGCGGGTCCTGGTCGGCGGCGAGGCACTGCCCCAGGAACTCGCCACCGCCCTGACCGCCGGATCCCCGTCGGTGACCAACGTGTACGGGCCGACCGAGACCACCATCTGGTCGACCGCCGCGCACCTGACACCCACCACCACCGGCGCCCCGCCGATCGGCAGGCCGATCGCCAACACCCGCGTCCACGTGCTCGACGCCGACCTGCGCCCGACCCCGCCCGGCGTCCCCGGCGAGCTGTACATCGCCGGCGCCGGAGTGGCCCGCGGCTACACCAACCGCACCGCCCTGACCGCGACCCGCTTCGTGGCCGACCCCTACGGGCCCCCCGCCGAACGCATGTACCGCACCGGCGACGTGGTCCGCCGACGCACCGACGGGAACCTGGAATTCGTCGGCCGCGCCGACGACCAGGTCAAGATCAGGGGATTCCGGATCGAACTCGGCGAGATCGAAACCGTCCTCGCCACCCACCCGCAGGTCGGCTCGGCCGTCGTGGTGGCCCGCGAGGACCACCCCGGCAACCAGCAACTGGCCGCCTACTTCGTCCCGACCACGGACACACCACCCACGACCGCGGACCTGAGGACCCACCTGGAACGCCTGCTACCGGGCTACATGGTGCCCGCGTTCCTGATCGCGACGGACACCTTCCCGCTGACCCCCAGCGGCAAGGTCGACCGACGGGCCCTGCCCGCCCCGAGCCCAGCGGCAACCGGCACCGACACGCCACGAGTCGCCCCGAGCCAAGGCGCACAAGCCACCCTCGCCGCGATCTGGGCGGACGTCCTCGGCCTACCGGCCGACCGGATCGACGCGACCAGCGACTTCTTCGCCCTGGGCGGCAACTCCGTGCTGAGCGTCCAGGTCGTCTACCGCGCCCGACGCGCCGGATGGCACCTCGTCCCCAAGGACCTGTTCACGCACCCCACCATCCAACGCCTGGCCACAGCGGCGGAACCGGCCACCGAACCCACCACCGAACCCACCACCGAACCCACCGCACCCCAACCGCACACCCCCCAGCAGACCGGCACCCCACCGGCCACCACCCCCGACACGGCAGGCCACCCGGCCCTGACCCCCGGCCTTCCTGGCCACCCGCTGACCGAACTGGCCCGCACCCACCGGGTACCGGGCGCACAACTCGCCCTGCGCCACGCCGGCCGGCTGATCACCGTCGAAACGGGGGAGCGGACAGCGGGAACCGGCCTGCCGGTCACCACGGACACCGTGTTCCCCATCGCCTCCCTGACCAAGCCGGTGACCGCACTGCTCGTCCAACTCCTGGCAACCCAAGGACGCCTCGACCTCGACGCCCCGATCGGCGCCTACCTGCCCGAACTCCCCGCCACCAGCCCGGTCGGCCGGATCACCACCCGCCAGGCCCTGAGCACACCGGCGGACTGGTCGCCGCGGATCGACGAACGGACACCCAGCACCGACCGCCGCACCTGGGTCCAACGGCACTGCGACGAAACCGCCGTCACCCACCAGCCGGACACCGCGTTCTCCTACTCCGACGTCGGCTACGTACTCGCGGGCCGCCTGGTCGAAGCACTGACCGGCCTGGACTGGCGAACCGCCGTGCAATCGCTGCTGCTGCGCCCCCTGGCAATCACCGCCGCCTTCAACGGGCAACCGGGACAACGCCCGCCGCCCAGGGTCACCTGCTCCTCGACCGCCCGCTCCCGATACCCGAACAGACCTTCTCCCCACTGGACGACCCCGCCGTGGCACTGGCCGCCACCGCGGCCGACCTGCTGCGCCTGGCCGCCGTCCACGACCACACCGCACCCGGCGTACTCGACCCCGCGGCCGCCGACGCGATGCTCCACGACCGGACCGCAGACCTGGCCGTGGGACCCTTCGGCCTCGCCGACGGCTGGGGACTGGGCTGGGCCGTGTTCCACGGCGCGCACGGCGACTGGCACGGCCACGACCGGCAGCGGCACGGCACCTGGTCCCACCTGCGCTTCGACGCCGCCACCGGCACGCCGTCGCGCTCACCACGAACGCCGGCACCGGCGCCGCCCTGTGGGAGGACCTCCTCGCCGAACTCGGCGCGGCCGGCCTCCACGTGCCAACCACTCCGCCCGCACCCTGTCCGCCCCCGCGGCACCGGTGGCCGCACCGGCCGAGTGCGCCGGACACTACGCCAACGGCGACTGGGACTGCCAGGTCCAGGCACACCCCGAAGGACTCACCCTGTCCGTCGGACACGGGCCGCGCTCCACCCTGACCTGCCACGCCGACCTGCGGTTTCACCACCCAGGGCGGCAGCGGGATACCGGGCACCGGCCGGTTCCTGCGCGACCCGGACACGGGCCGGATCGAGCTGCTCCAGCTCGCCGGGCGGCTGCTGCGCCGCACCGCGGCGACAGCGGGGGTGACCAGGCGACCTCGCGACCTCGTGACCTGAACGGGCCGCGTCCCCCACCCCGGTGCCCGGTGGGGGGACGCGGCCCGTTCAGGTCAGGTCACCGAGCAGCCCGACTTGCTCTTGTCCGTGACCACCGTCGAGGTTACGGGCACCGACGCCGATCCAGGTGA